A single Molothrus aeneus isolate 106 chromosome 9, BPBGC_Maene_1.0, whole genome shotgun sequence DNA region contains:
- the TRMT13 gene encoding tRNA:m(4)X modification enzyme TRM13 homolog translates to PAGASAASTGTRSTVYEDQLQKHLKKCNSREKPKPVYFVQDINAGLKDVAEISEKQVPLSSLSIEELQNLITRLKKASNGLELHLEEQILSHQALQEALSDPKNGESAFKHLKQQASILGNMERLHLLGPGRCFVEFGAGRGKLSHWVDIALEKVESVQFLLVERATTRFKVDGKHKRRDSIFERLQVDIQHLCLNKVPILEKKKLPVVGIGKHLCGAATDLALRCLVESYTTCCDGKDEEPAPKRCRAAQTEVAPHKSAGNESTTEDHKPVAGIVIALCCHHKCDWTHYVGREFFKSVGLGPVEFHYFQRMSSWATCGMQETTGKASTSEDQTSDTEEHEHTLSRTASGSDTLQGILSVEERKELGCLCKRLIDHGRIEYLQQQGYKAALQYYTESAVSLENVLLTAVPNPSVIPEPTK, encoded by the exons CCGGCAGGCGCTTCTGCGGCGAGCACGGGCACGAGGAG CACTGTATATGAAGACCAACTAcaaaagcacttaaaaaaatgTAACTCAAGAGAGAAGCCAAAGCCT gtcTACTTTGTTCAAGATATTAATGCTGGTTTAAAAGATGTAGcagaaatatcagaaaaacAA GTTCCTCTATCTTCTCTATCTATCGAAGAGCTGCAGAATTTAATTACCAGGTTGAAAAAAGCAAGTAATG GCCTGGAACTCCATCTTGAGGAACAAATACTGTCCCACCAGGCTTTACAAGAAGCCTTAAGTGACCCAAAGAATGGGGAATCTGCTTTCAAACACCTGAAACAACAG GCTTCTATTTTAGGTAACATGGAAAGATTGCATTTACTTGGTCCAGGAAGGTGTTTTGTTGAGtttggagctgggagaggaaagCTGTCTCATTGGGTTGATATTGCCTTAGAGAAAGTTGAAAGTGTTCAGTTTTTGCTTGTGGAAAGGGCAACCACAAGATTCAAG GTGGATGGAAAACACAAAAGGAGAGATTCTATATTTGAGAGGCTTCAAGTAGACATTCAGCACTTATGTTTAA atAAGGTACCtattttggagaagaaaaaactaCCAGTGGTAGGAATTGGGAAGCATTTGTGTGGTGCTGCAACAG ATCTTGCTTTGAGATGCTTGGTTGAAAGTTACACCACTTGCTGTGATGGGAAAGATGAAGAGCCTGCACCAAAAcgctgcagggctgctcagacAGAGGTGGCTCCTCACAAATCAGCTGGTAATGAAAGCACCACAGAAGACCATAAGCCTGTAGCTGGAATTGTTATTGCTCTGTGTTGCCATCACAAGTGTGACTGGACACATTATGTAGGCAGAGAGTTCTTTAAATCAGTAGGACTGGGACCAGTAGAATTCCATTATTTTCAGAGAATGAGTAGTTGGGCCACTTGTGGCATGCAAGAAACCACAGGCAAAGCTTCTACAAGTGAAGACCAAACTAGTGACACAGAAGAACATGAGCACACACTCAGCAGGACAGCAAGTGGTTCTGACACTTTACAAGG GATACTGAGTGttgaggagaggaaggagctgggctgcctcTGCAAACGGCTGATTGATCACGGGCGGATTGAGTATTTACAACAGCAAGGATACAAGGCTGCACTGCAGTATTACACAGAGTCTGCTGTGTCCTTGGAGAATGTCCTGTTGACAGCTGTCCCAAATCCTTCTGTGATACCAGAGCCAACTAAATAA